Proteins encoded in a region of the Salinicoccus sp. RF5 genome:
- a CDS encoding acyl-CoA thioesterase — translation MADFKNPKDSKVISIDQVFANDLNNYDTLFGGVLMKRIDNVASLAARRHARVKECVTASIDSIDFLHPITQAESVCIEAFVTSTGNHSMEVFCKVITEDLVTEDRKVAATAFLTFVALDEETKRPIPVPGIVPETDEEKYLYESNAQRTAMRRERRNHSKELTTNISIEKPWNL, via the coding sequence ATGGCAGATTTCAAAAATCCAAAAGACAGTAAAGTGATCAGCATCGACCAGGTGTTTGCGAATGACTTGAACAACTACGATACGCTGTTCGGCGGTGTATTGATGAAGCGCATAGATAATGTCGCGTCACTCGCGGCAAGAAGGCATGCAAGGGTGAAGGAATGCGTCACGGCTTCCATCGACTCCATCGACTTCCTGCATCCCATCACACAGGCAGAATCCGTATGCATCGAGGCATTCGTGACTTCGACCGGCAACCACAGCATGGAAGTGTTCTGTAAGGTCATCACGGAAGACCTCGTGACGGAGGACAGGAAAGTCGCGGCGACGGCCTTCCTGACATTCGTTGCACTCGACGAGGAGACGAAGCGTCCGATTCCGGTGCCCGGCATCGTGCCTGAAACCGATGAGGAGAAATATCTCTACGAATCCAATGCGCAGCGTACGGCAATGCGCCGGGAGCGCCGTAACCACAGCAAAGAGCTGACGACGAACATCAGCATCGAAAAACCATGGAATCTATAG
- a CDS encoding YsnF/AvaK domain-containing protein has protein sequence MGRIETFDNNSDLLGRIEHLKLNGVDEARMLVISKENLDETLLSHLDVRRISTEVDTWDRIVAWLADEIPGDEVIGSMPLTPAEQKRYTEEIEVGRLLLHIEDSGRIGDQPMSEKESRRVERRQGASVDEYDYNTTRGDINNMEDFDKDEDLVSRASEGRVESPDRERRMDDEDEERMTLREERLNVEKENVQVGEVGVDKHVTTRLEEFDVPVDREEVTVERRPVDGNPTLDVYSRDDAGDDENVMRIPLTEERVKIIKETVVTEEIVIRKNIVTENQHIAEELRKEEVDISEHNNTRENFDDHRR, from the coding sequence ATGGGAAGAATTGAAACGTTCGACAATAACAGCGATCTGCTCGGCAGGATTGAACACCTCAAGCTGAATGGTGTCGATGAGGCACGGATGCTGGTGATATCAAAGGAGAATCTCGATGAGACGCTGCTCAGCCACCTCGACGTCAGGCGCATCAGCACCGAAGTCGATACTTGGGACCGGATCGTCGCGTGGCTGGCCGACGAGATTCCGGGCGATGAGGTCATCGGCAGCATGCCGCTTACACCGGCTGAACAGAAGCGGTATACGGAAGAGATTGAAGTGGGCAGACTTCTGCTCCATATTGAAGACAGTGGAAGGATAGGTGATCAGCCAATGAGTGAAAAGGAATCCAGAAGGGTTGAACGCAGACAGGGTGCATCAGTCGACGAATATGACTACAATACAACCCGCGGTGACATCAACAACATGGAAGATTTCGATAAGGATGAGGACTTGGTTTCCCGTGCATCCGAGGGCAGGGTGGAAAGTCCGGACCGGGAAAGGCGCATGGATGATGAAGACGAGGAGCGGATGACACTCCGTGAGGAACGCCTCAATGTCGAGAAGGAGAATGTCCAGGTGGGCGAAGTCGGCGTCGACAAGCATGTGACGACACGGCTTGAAGAGTTCGACGTCCCCGTCGACCGCGAGGAAGTGACGGTGGAGCGCCGTCCGGTGGACGGCAATCCGACGCTTGATGTCTACAGCAGGGATGATGCGGGCGACGATGAGAACGTCATGCGCATCCCTCTCACTGAGGAACGCGTGAAAATCATCAAGGAGACGGTCGTCACTGAAGAGATCGTCATCCGCAAGAATATCGTCACGGAAAACCAGCATATCGCTGAAGAACTCCGCAAGGAGGAAGTCGACATCTCGGAACACAATAATACGCGTGAAAACTTCGATGACCATAGGAGATAG
- a CDS encoding LysR family transcriptional regulator — protein sequence MDIKHMRYFAAIVRHGSMTEASNQLYISQPTISKAIHDVETELGMQLFDRNRRKFVLTDAGKVFYDQCEEILRRHSELKNDLKNMVGMRQGEIKIGLPPIMDVGRLMGIVKDFHELYPEITFQLIESGSGTIETRLRQDAIDIGITVLPTEGEDFDAFNFLTEPMKLVVHKDHPLAGKASIDLKALKDEPFIMFNEDFYLNEIITSACKNAGFTPKVVSNTAQWHFIEEMINAELGVCILPESVAALLKSSSVTVEIHEPVLKWRLGVIWNRDRYMNFITKEWLKFFQQYYE from the coding sequence ATGGACATCAAGCATATGCGCTATTTTGCCGCCATCGTACGACACGGCAGCATGACGGAGGCGTCCAACCAGCTGTACATATCGCAGCCGACGATCAGCAAGGCGATCCATGATGTGGAGACGGAGCTCGGGATGCAGCTGTTCGACCGCAACCGCAGGAAGTTCGTGCTGACGGATGCGGGCAAGGTGTTCTACGACCAGTGCGAGGAGATACTGCGCCGGCATTCGGAGCTGAAGAATGATCTTAAGAACATGGTCGGCATGCGCCAGGGTGAAATAAAAATCGGCCTGCCACCGATCATGGATGTCGGCAGGCTGATGGGCATCGTCAAGGACTTCCATGAACTATACCCTGAGATCACGTTCCAGCTGATCGAGAGCGGCAGCGGCACGATAGAGACGCGGCTTAGGCAGGACGCGATCGACATCGGCATCACGGTGCTGCCGACGGAAGGGGAGGACTTCGATGCCTTCAATTTCCTGACGGAACCGATGAAGCTTGTGGTGCATAAGGATCATCCGCTCGCCGGTAAGGCGTCCATCGATCTGAAGGCACTCAAGGATGAGCCTTTCATCATGTTCAACGAGGATTTCTATTTGAATGAAATCATCACTTCCGCGTGCAAGAATGCAGGGTTCACCCCAAAGGTCGTCTCGAACACCGCCCAGTGGCACTTCATCGAGGAGATGATCAATGCGGAGCTCGGCGTCTGCATCCTGCCTGAGAGCGTCGCGGCACTGCTCAAGAGTTCCTCGGTGACGGTGGAAATCCATGAGCCGGTGCTGAAATGGCGGCTCGGCGTCATATGGAACCGCGACCGCTACATGAACTTCATCACAAAGGAATGGCTGAAATTCTTCCAGCAGTACTATGAATAG
- a CDS encoding S8 family peptidase, which yields MSRKERVWYEESGNRLDPGLIEQLRKDQRNVYQATGTSEIPIIIKCRQGCRDAEKDDLFQKCNVDSHNHLDREMRIINSMKGTLTPDKIRQIKDHEAVERIYYDRPVSAYLDITDSQIGSAQVRTDHNLSGEGVTIAVLDTGIHPHDDLTTPENRIIAFHDVINGETEPYDDNGHGTHCAGDAAGNGAMSDGEYKGPAPEASLIGVKVLNGSGGGNLSNIIEGIEWCMENKEEYGIQILSLSLGSEAYESFRRDPLSLAAQEAWQAGMIVCAAAGNSGPAPSTIGTPAINPFIITVGATDDRDTVERTDDEIAEYSSRGPTIDQFVKPDIYAPGTNIVSLLSPDSTVAAERAEQIVDEYYIQMSGTSMATPICTGVIALMLEANPDLSPNDVKSILQMTGDPAFGSGWGYIDARLAVEMAMRQAEDRQASASADGQ from the coding sequence ATGAGCAGGAAAGAAAGAGTGTGGTATGAAGAGAGCGGCAACAGGCTCGATCCGGGTCTGATTGAACAGCTGCGCAAGGACCAGAGGAATGTCTACCAGGCAACGGGGACGAGTGAAATCCCGATCATCATAAAGTGCAGACAGGGATGCCGGGACGCGGAGAAGGACGACCTTTTCCAGAAATGCAATGTGGATTCCCATAACCATCTGGACCGTGAAATGCGCATCATCAACAGCATGAAGGGGACACTGACACCGGACAAGATCAGGCAGATCAAGGATCACGAGGCCGTTGAACGGATATACTATGACCGCCCCGTCTCTGCATACCTGGATATCACGGATTCGCAGATCGGGTCGGCACAGGTCAGGACCGACCATAACCTCAGCGGTGAAGGGGTGACAATCGCCGTACTCGATACCGGCATCCACCCCCATGATGATTTGACCACACCCGAGAACCGCATCATCGCCTTCCATGATGTCATCAATGGAGAGACGGAGCCCTATGATGATAACGGCCATGGTACCCACTGCGCCGGAGATGCAGCAGGAAACGGCGCAATGTCGGATGGGGAATACAAGGGACCTGCACCGGAGGCATCCCTCATCGGAGTGAAGGTGTTGAACGGCTCAGGCGGCGGCAACCTGTCCAATATCATTGAAGGCATCGAATGGTGCATGGAAAATAAGGAGGAATACGGTATACAAATTCTCTCCCTGTCACTCGGTTCGGAAGCCTACGAGTCATTCAGGAGGGACCCGCTGTCACTGGCCGCCCAGGAAGCATGGCAGGCCGGCATGATCGTATGCGCCGCAGCCGGCAACAGCGGTCCGGCCCCCTCCACCATCGGCACGCCCGCCATCAATCCATTCATCATCACCGTCGGTGCCACAGACGACCGGGATACAGTCGAACGGACGGACGATGAAATTGCCGAATACTCCAGCCGCGGACCAACCATCGACCAGTTCGTCAAACCCGACATCTACGCCCCCGGCACAAACATCGTCTCACTGCTGTCACCCGATTCTACAGTAGCAGCCGAACGCGCCGAACAGATCGTCGATGAATACTATATCCAGATGTCCGGCACATCCATGGCCACACCGATATGTACAGGCGTCATCGCCCTCATGCTTGAAGCAAACCCAGACTTGAGCCCGAATGATGTAAAGAGCATCCTCCAGATGACCGGCGACCCGGCATTCGGCAGCGGGTGGGGCTACATCGATGCACGACTCGCTGTCGAGATGGCGATGCGTCAGGCAGAAGATCGGCAGGCATCCGCTTCAGCAGACGGGCAGTGA